One region of Zerene cesonia ecotype Mississippi chromosome 15, Zerene_cesonia_1.1, whole genome shotgun sequence genomic DNA includes:
- the LOC119832447 gene encoding uncharacterized protein LOC119832447, with protein MPNDCSCRIVISEVLCYIQCKIDVIDEVSLLQICEGQFTEEEIDNARAILADISLTRRGLRKGDNKNKRNLQDIVKILKESDPATLPVFVARNVNRLPPVTFDHVDVTSLLKDIVLLKKEIIHIKSDCAKQSDVDSLRKEINQHIQRSNLPTNTVSGERSEGDVHHSSAALTQRAAVPAQLSQKRSATSNDVCMTRERLPGQTADSLLAPNCIASQQKGFTGESSDRDFVPVTYKKKKNRNKEGCAVVHNQDFIIQAAPRTFCLYVSRLDISSTTDKLADYIKYKGESAVSIERIEPYKQTSFASFKRYKKPGFYLMS; from the exons ATGCCTAACGATTGCAGTTGCCGAATTGTAATAAGTGAAGTCTTATGCTATATCCAGTGTAAGATTGATGTAATTGATGAAGTCAGTTTACTTCAAATTTGCGAGGGCCAGTTTACGGAAGAAGAAATTGACAACGCAAGGGCGATTTTAGCAGATATATCGCTTACTCGTCGGGGACTGCGGAAAGgtgataacaaaaataaaagaaacctGCAAGATATAGTAAAAATCCTCAAAGAGTCTGATCCAGCCACTTTGCCTGTATTTGTTGCCCGTAATGTCAATAGACTTCCTCCCGTTACCTTTGATCACGTAGACGTAACGAGTCTTTTAAAGGACATTGTCCTtctaaaaaaggaaataattcaCATCAAAAGTGACTGTGCGAAACAATCGGACGTCGATTCACTgcgtaaagaaataaatcaacacATTCAACGCTCGAATCTTCCAACTAACACTGTGAGCGGGGAGCGGTCGGAGGGGGACGTGCATCACTCGTCTGCGGCGCTGACGCAACGCGCCGCTGTACCTGCTCAGCTCAGTCAGAAAAGGAGTGCAACGAGTAACGACGTGTGTATGACTAGGGAGCGTTTACCGGGACAAACAGCTGATTCGCTACTTGCGCCTAACTGTATAGCTAGTCAACAGAAGGGTTTTACGGGAGAAAGCTCAGATAGAGATTTTGTACCGGTCacctataaaaagaaaaagaatagGAACAAGGAGGGTTGTGCAGTAGTTCATAATCAAGATTTTATTATCCAAGCTGCACCGAGAAccttttgtttatatgtttctcGCTTAGACATATCATCTACTACCGATAAGCTCGCAgactacattaaatataaaggtgAAAGCGCGGTGTCTATTGAACGTATTGAACCGTATAAACAAACTTCCTTTGCTTCCTTTAAG CGTTACAAGAAACCTGGCTTCTACCTCATGAGCTAG